A genome region from Ferviditalea candida includes the following:
- a CDS encoding cytochrome c oxidase subunit II encodes MRQQQFILRGRDIMLDYLVFAVLWIILSLLGEYAAYIAGSHFYYFVASTQGEDGQRAAQFILYVAVPIFMFIVLMLIFSWLRFRNWRQEPGNSKIQTKFNKIYVSVWIAVSLFVNLFLFIHPTASAQQEYFNDGIEANKSSDTLEVDIVARQWEWFYSYPQYGISQAVDDNGNDILVLPKGRAVKFVLRSYDPRHTYNNQVDVIHSFWIPAFGIKTDVIPGETRYEYITPTEITSTDANPMARVQCAEVCGPGHPFMETPMKVVSADDFAKWIQKEKKLQGS; translated from the coding sequence GTGCGGCAACAACAGTTCATTTTGAGAGGACGCGATATCATGTTGGATTATCTGGTTTTCGCAGTGCTGTGGATCATTCTGAGCTTGCTGGGAGAGTATGCCGCTTATATTGCGGGATCACATTTTTATTATTTTGTGGCCTCCACCCAAGGAGAGGACGGCCAACGGGCGGCACAGTTCATTTTGTACGTTGCCGTGCCCATTTTTATGTTTATTGTTCTGATGCTTATTTTTTCATGGCTGCGCTTTCGCAATTGGCGGCAAGAGCCGGGAAACAGCAAGATTCAAACGAAATTCAACAAAATTTATGTCAGTGTCTGGATTGCCGTCAGCCTTTTCGTCAATCTTTTTCTTTTCATCCATCCGACGGCATCCGCGCAGCAGGAATATTTTAATGATGGTATAGAGGCCAACAAGAGTTCCGACACGCTTGAGGTCGATATCGTGGCCCGGCAGTGGGAATGGTTTTACAGCTATCCGCAGTACGGAATTTCGCAAGCGGTGGACGACAACGGCAACGATATACTGGTGCTGCCGAAAGGAAGAGCGGTCAAATTCGTACTGCGCTCTTACGATCCGAGACACACATACAATAACCAGGTGGATGTCATCCACAGCTTTTGGATTCCCGCTTTCGGCATCAAGACGGATGTCATTCCCGGGGAAACCCGCTATGAATATATTACACCGACCGAAATCACCTCGACCGACGCAAACCCGATGGCCAGGGTACAATGCGCAGAAGTTTGCGGTCCGGGACATCCGTTTATGGAGACGCCGATGAAAGTTGTGTCTGCGGATGATTTTGCCAAGTGGATACAGAAAGAGAAGAAACTGCAGGGATCTTGA
- a CDS encoding cytochrome c oxidase subunit I — MSRIPVADLPLLSQASRRIPPVFKGFIWGLVGFLALNAIVADMSQETPHQYVTQVSVVFGWIGAMLGWVLGTGTWEAFMKPAFGRMSSWQEPSGWRRYFGYSTNHKVVGIQYMVSSAGGFVIAGIAAMLMRIQLMEDHMWLFQFPQQYLSTVGIHGTIMMFSVGTVFMVGGLGNYLIPLMVGSNSSAFPRLSGMSVWLVPFGILTVAFSPLLGDWTTGWRGYEPLAQSDADGIIFYYLGVFALLLSSLIVALNLTATIIYKRAPGLTWNRLPMYAWGMLAVSLLNIIWIPEIMMTFVLGLLNKIVPLPFFTALGSPLTYLQLFWLFGHPEVYIVVVPALALWMEIIPVMGRKTLFARQWGIIGLVFVMLFSGLVWAHHMFPTMRNQEILPFSFFTEMISVPTGFAYMVAIGTLWKSKLQITTPTILVLMSMFNFLIGGLTGLFLADPMVNMQVHDTFFIVGHFHFTIIGGMVFSSLAALYYYLPKFSGRMYNETWGKFGAVWVFLAFNATFAQLFVIGLRGMNRWVPVYPQYLQPMNFEISIFAILLGLGFLFNIVYILRIWVKGPVCEENPWKSKTLEWQTASPPAEHSFASVPRVVSGFYDYSDDCKSPSAPQGKIGIADT, encoded by the coding sequence ATGAGCAGGATTCCCGTTGCAGACCTGCCGCTTTTATCCCAAGCTTCCCGTCGAATTCCTCCGGTGTTTAAAGGATTCATATGGGGTCTTGTCGGATTTCTTGCCTTAAACGCGATTGTCGCCGATATGTCTCAAGAAACCCCTCACCAGTATGTTACCCAGGTTTCCGTTGTATTCGGCTGGATAGGAGCTATGCTGGGCTGGGTATTGGGTACGGGGACGTGGGAAGCGTTCATGAAGCCGGCGTTCGGAAGGATGTCAAGCTGGCAGGAACCTTCCGGTTGGAGACGTTATTTTGGATACAGCACGAATCATAAGGTTGTTGGCATTCAATACATGGTTTCCTCGGCCGGAGGCTTTGTGATTGCCGGAATAGCGGCCATGTTGATGAGGATTCAGTTGATGGAAGACCATATGTGGCTGTTCCAATTTCCGCAGCAATATTTATCCACCGTCGGCATTCACGGAACGATCATGATGTTTTCCGTCGGTACGGTATTTATGGTGGGCGGTTTGGGAAACTATTTGATTCCGCTGATGGTGGGCTCCAACTCCAGCGCCTTTCCGAGGTTGTCGGGAATGAGCGTTTGGCTTGTGCCCTTCGGAATTTTGACCGTTGCATTCAGCCCGCTGCTGGGCGACTGGACAACCGGTTGGCGCGGTTATGAGCCGTTGGCTCAATCCGATGCCGACGGCATCATCTTCTATTATCTCGGGGTGTTTGCTTTATTGCTTTCTTCGCTGATTGTGGCATTGAATTTGACAGCGACGATAATCTACAAGCGAGCGCCCGGTTTAACCTGGAACCGCTTGCCCATGTATGCGTGGGGAATGCTTGCGGTCAGCCTGCTGAATATTATCTGGATTCCAGAAATCATGATGACCTTCGTGCTCGGCCTGCTCAATAAAATCGTTCCGCTGCCGTTTTTCACGGCGCTCGGCAGTCCGTTGACCTACTTGCAGTTGTTTTGGCTGTTCGGACATCCGGAGGTGTACATTGTCGTTGTTCCGGCTCTGGCTTTATGGATGGAAATCATACCGGTCATGGGAAGAAAGACGCTGTTTGCGAGACAATGGGGAATTATCGGGCTCGTCTTCGTGATGCTGTTCAGCGGCTTGGTTTGGGCCCATCATATGTTCCCGACGATGCGGAACCAGGAGATTCTTCCGTTTTCCTTCTTCACGGAAATGATCTCCGTCCCGACCGGCTTTGCTTATATGGTGGCGATCGGCACATTGTGGAAATCCAAGCTGCAGATTACGACGCCGACGATACTGGTGCTGATGAGCATGTTCAATTTCCTGATCGGCGGCTTGACGGGCTTGTTTTTGGCCGATCCGATGGTCAACATGCAGGTGCACGATACATTCTTTATCGTCGGCCATTTTCATTTTACGATTATCGGCGGAATGGTTTTCTCGTCGCTCGCCGCCTTGTATTACTATCTTCCCAAGTTTTCGGGACGCATGTATAACGAAACCTGGGGGAAATTCGGAGCCGTCTGGGTATTTCTCGCGTTTAACGCCACCTTCGCACAGTTGTTCGTGATCGGCTTAAGGGGAATGAACCGCTGGGTTCCCGTCTATCCCCAGTATTTGCAGCCGATGAACTTTGAAATTTCGATTTTTGCGATTTTGCTTGGACTCGGGTTTCTGTTCAACATCGTTTATATTCTCCGGATTTGGGTCAAAGGCCCGGTTTGCGAGGAGAATCCCTGGAAGTCCAAAACGTTGGAATGGCAAACCGCTTCGCCGCCGGCGGAGCACAGCTTCGCATCCGTGCCGAGGGTCGTGTCCGGCTTTTACGATTACAGCGACGACTGTAAATCTCCCTCAGCGCCGCAAGGCAAAATCGGAATCGCTGACACGTGA
- a CDS encoding sulfocyanin-like copper-binding protein yields MKQSKLLAFLIACVFFVVSGCASQANSSNSSWLKADASTKTVMIQLIAGYNDANDYDNFNGYANGQMVITIPEGYHVNMQFSNQGGIPAGVGVYDSQNRLAFQGAGDSIQDILGNPTPGVMPGDTQTYKFVADKPGTYRIANLINRFPQFRSTQQDIGMWVALKVVQNGEPGISF; encoded by the coding sequence ATGAAGCAATCAAAGTTGTTGGCCTTCTTGATAGCGTGTGTTTTTTTTGTCGTTTCCGGCTGTGCCAGCCAAGCGAATTCCTCAAATTCTTCATGGTTGAAGGCAGACGCGTCAACCAAAACGGTTATGATTCAACTGATTGCGGGCTATAATGACGCGAATGATTACGATAATTTCAACGGTTACGCCAACGGGCAAATGGTCATTACGATTCCCGAAGGATACCATGTCAACATGCAATTTTCCAATCAAGGCGGCATTCCCGCCGGGGTTGGCGTATATGACTCGCAAAACCGGCTGGCCTTTCAAGGAGCGGGAGATTCCATTCAGGATATACTCGGGAATCCTACACCGGGAGTGATGCCGGGAGATACGCAAACCTATAAATTTGTAGCCGATAAACCCGGAACCTACCGAATTGCCAACTTGATCAACCGTTTTCCGCAGTTTCGTTCCACACAGCAGGATATCGGCATGTGGGTTGCCTTGAAGGTTGTGCAAAACGGCGAACCGGGCATTTCTTTTTGA
- a CDS encoding post-transcriptional regulator codes for MEQLEEALSEEELTQFMEELCNSKAEEFMLLGYENVTGKDIWAFVSDQYRDGLPQLHRVVNDILSLKVTKYMNWMTLNAYKGIRF; via the coding sequence GTGGAACAACTTGAAGAAGCGCTGTCTGAGGAAGAGCTGACGCAGTTTATGGAAGAGCTGTGCAACAGCAAAGCGGAGGAATTCATGCTTTTGGGCTATGAGAACGTTACGGGAAAGGACATTTGGGCGTTCGTCAGCGACCAATACCGGGACGGATTGCCGCAGCTGCACAGGGTCGTCAACGACATTCTTTCCCTGAAGGTTACCAAATACATGAACTGGATGACATTGAACGCATATAAAGGTATACGATTCTAA